A single Plasmodium knowlesi strain H genome assembly, chromosome: 13 DNA region contains:
- a CDS encoding ABC transporter B family member 7, putative produces the protein MFLKQCIVNYQLLVNSRDPLCGHVRIFRLGRGRGVVQVEGGANKKIVKSISNISSISSIKSVDIVNSARKVRSTPRVRNAINAPNITNQTNRPNVANLPNRPNQPNLSNARDALFIHKIPYRASPHRVNNNWMSDAPRDSPMSSPEWITRMSRTCSRWRIRLFSNGSQNGGKSTWGGKYGDEDGKNDQGKEDPKININQAQQTFFNLRKSLRESFEKKLNTNADGGVSIKDIYKILKKERNYLAVAFLCLLISSLGQMFFPMCISKIINMYGGKEESLKYVMNEVYKTVFLIIGISTFSFFRIYFIETSIEKITRRLRKDLFENILNQKLSFFEKQKTGELINRLSNDIEVSSRVLITLSFGIRNLIAAIVGGICALHISPSKLFQSFLLPVSASLIIGTTYGKIVKQISIIKQEKLSNCIDFASEKIHNIGNVRLLNGESFEKKEFTNYLNEVYKSGTKYSLVKAGNHFLFVSIISLFLLHLIYYGNYLIANKYINTGDLFSLIMYSLFCGSGIQGVMQSIGDLQKCIGSCAKVLQIINLPKSEFNEHWSKDTIRFLKNEDYSIKFDNVSFSYGKDEEIIPQDKSYGKVDPLSRRSSAGSTGTNATDSTSSTTRENHKDQESNKRTEEDNCVLKNVSFFLPHNKSVAIVGKSGSGKTTILNLLSKKNTPNSGKILIGNFEIEKISSSALRYIQGVITQNPFLFNMSIQGNLLYPLKAYEQMLKEQLVLIEEEQISKRCTKNRKKSTNSCRGTISAVNNTAFENTFQSDELAIDNLEEIHSFVTGEIKKVQENLEKITPDMLKDTYKDFHIHDFLSKYAHYDDVNVGVDGSSLSGGQKQRVYLAQNLFKKNKILILDEPTSSLDKLSENIINEALLKYMKGKTSIIFTHRLDLLNFVDYIGVLNDGSMVQFDLRAKVLEKPCDILRQILSQSSF, from the coding sequence ATGTTTCTGAAGCAGTGCATCGTAAACTACCAGCTGTTGGTTAATTCCCGCGACCCCCTTTGCGGCCATGTGAGAATTTTCCGTCTCGGCAGGGGCCGAGGGGTCGTGCAGGTAGAAGGTGGAGCAAACAAGAAAATCGTGAAAAGTATAAGCAATATAAGTAGTATAAGTAGTATAAAAAGTGTGGACATCGTAAATAGTGCGAGAAAAGTGAGAAGCACTCCAAGGGTGAGAAACGCTATAAACGCCCCAAACATAACTAACCAGACGAACCGACCGAACGTGGCGAACCTGCCGAATCGTCCAAATCAACCTAACCTGTCAAACGCGAGGGACGCCCTCTTCATTCACAAAATTCCATATCGCGCGAGTCCCCACCGCGTGAACAATAATTGGATGAGTGACGCACCCAGGGATTCCCCAATGAGCAGTCCAGAGTGGATAACGCGCATGTCCAGAACGTGTAGCAGGTGGAGAATACGGCTGTTCTCAAATGGAAGCcaaaatgggggaaagaGTACctggggaggaaaatatgGAGACGAAGATGGAAAGAATGACCAAGGGAAGGAGGATCCTAAAATTAACATAAACCAAGCACAACAAACCTTTTTCAATCTACGGAAAAGCTTAAGAGAGTCATTTGAAAAGAAGCTGAATACAAATGCAGACGGAGGTGTATCCATAAAAgacatttacaaaattttgaagaaggaaaggaattacCTAGCAGTGGCATTTCTCTGTTTATTAATTTCATCCTTGGGACAAATGTTCTTTCCCATGTGTATAAGCAAAATAATTAACATGTATGGAGGAAAGGAGGAATCTTTAAAGTATGTAATGAACGAGGTGTACAAAACGGTATTTCTCATTATAGGAATTTCTACCTTCAGCTTTTTTCGGATATATTTTATCGAAACATCCATCGAGAAAATTACGAGACGGTTAAGGAAGGATCTGTTTGAGAATATACTTAATCAGAAATTGTCTTTTTTTGAAAAGCAGAAAACAGGAGAGCTAATAAACAGATTATCTAACGACATTGAAGTTTCTTCGAGGGTACTAATCACTCTTTCCTTCGGAATTCGTAATTTGATTGCAGCAATTGTTGGAGGAATTTGTGCTTTACATATATCACCAAGTAAATTATTCCAGTCCTTTTTACTTCCTGTCTCTGCTTCTCTGATAATTGGTACCACCtatggaaaaattgtaaaacaaATTAGCATTATAAAGCAGGAGAAGTTAAGTAACTGCATAGATTTTGCTTCCGAAAAGATACACAACATTGGTAATGTCAGATTATTAAATGGAGaatcttttgaaaaaaaagaatttacaAATTATTTAAATGAAGTGTACAAATCAGGTACGAAATATTCACTAGTCAAAGCTGGAAACCACTTCCTCTTCGTTAGTatcatttccctttttttactccATTTGATTTATTATGGGAATTATTTAATTGCCAATAAGTATATAAATACGGgagatttattttccctAATTATGTACTCGCTATTTTGTGGTAGTGGCATACAAGGGGTTATGCAATCTATTGGTGATCTCCAGAAATGTATTGGCTCGTGTGCAAAGGTACTTCAAATTATTAACCTCCCCAAGAGTGAATTCAACGAGCACTGGTCTAAGGACACAATTCGTTTTCTCAAAAATGAGGATTACTCCATCAAGTTTGATAACGTTTCTTTTTCGTACGGCAAGGATGAGGAGATCATTCCCCAGGACAAGTCTTACGGAAAGGTGGACCCCCTTTCGCGCAGGAGTAGTGCAGGGAGCACCGGTACCAACGCCACCGACAGCACGAGCAGCACGACCCGTGAAAACCACAAAGACCAAGAAAGCAACAAACGCACGGAGGAGGATAATTGCGTCCTGAAAAATGTCTCCTTCTTCCTGCCACATAACAAATCAGTTGCCATTGTAGGCAAAAgtggaagtggaaaaacgACCATATTAAATCTGCTctccaaaaaaaacacaccCAATTCTGGAAAAATCCTGATAGGCAATTTCGAAATTGAGAAAATCAGTTCCTCAGCCTTAAGGTATATCCAAGGAGTAATCACGCAAaatccttttctcttcaataTGTCTATCCAGGGTAATTTGCTATACCCCCTCAAGGCATATGAGCAGATGCTGAAGGAGCAATTGGTGCTCATAGAGGAGGAACAAATATCCAAAAGATGTacgaaaaatagaaaaaaaagcacaaattCGTGTAGAGGTACCATATCGGCAGTGAACAACACAGCGTTTGAAAATACATTCCAATCAGACGAACTTGCAATCGACAACTTGGAAGAAATACACTCCTTTGTCacaggggaaataaaaaaggtgcaagaaaatttagaaaaaattactccAGATATGTTAAAAGATACATATAAAGATTTTCATATTCATGATTTTTTAAGTAAGTATGCTCATTACGATGATGTGAATGTTGGAGTGGATGGGTCTTCCTTGTCGGGAGGACAAAAGCAGAGAGTTTACCTTGCTCAGAATTTAtttaagaagaataaaattctcATTTTGGATGAACCGACTTCTTCGCTAGACAAATTATCGGAGAACATAATTAACGAAGCGCTACTAAAATatatgaagggaaaaacgtCGATCATTTTTACTCACAGATTGGATCTCCTCAATTTCGTTGACTACATCGGTGTACTTAATGATGGCTCTATGGTGCAGTTTGATTTGCGGGCAAAGGTGCTAGAGAAGCCCTGTGACATTTTGCGCCAGATACTCAGCCAGAGCTCCTTCTGA
- a CDS encoding ATP synthase mitochondrial F1 complex assembly factor 1, putative: MLMCTGRKRFYFSLPSSRALKNIVKLPLLEREDKQKIIHIWKEKYQNDKYVVADHISISKYEQIKNNCKNNSHFIIPQRNQNGYINFYSQFIDNKLLFITTLGDYNKFREKSTPYVTLHFFDELKNREIILTKLNIVNNVITKNQAIKFYNYILAFYSDANYFTYVCKFNNDSRNFHYDAFIEKFKHMF; this comes from the coding sequence ATGCTGATGTGTACAGGAAGGAAAcggttttatttttcgctCCCCAGCTCAAGGGcgttaaaaaatattgtaaAGTTACCTCTATTGGAAAGAGAAGATAAGCaaaaaatcatacacatatggaaggaaaagtaccAAAATGACAAATACGTCGTGGCAGATCATATAAGTATAAGCAAATATGAACAGATTAAGAATAACTGCAAAAATAACtcccattttattattccACAAAGGAACCAAAATGGTtacataaatttttattcgcAATTTATTGACAACAAGTTGCTATTCATAACAACTCTAGGAGATTACAATAAATTCAGGGAAAAATCAACGCCATATGTAacgttgcatttttttgatgaactgaaaaatagggaaattattttaacaaaattaaacaTCGTAAATAAcgtaattacaaaaaatcaAGCCATTAAATTTTACAATTATATCCTGGCCTTTTATTCCGACGCGAATTATtttacatatgtgtgcaaattTAACAACGACAGCAGAAATTTTCACTACGATGCGTTTATTGAAAAATTTAAGCACATGTTTTGA